Proteins from a genomic interval of Clostridium sp. M62/1:
- a CDS encoding DegV family protein, translating to MTYKIIGDSCMDLTEELKRDPHFHTVPLTLQVDSRQIRDDETFDQKNFLELVRQAKECPKTACPSPEDFREQFEGEAEWIFVVTLSHHLSGSYNSACLAKQLYEEEHGADGESGGKRIAVIDSLSASAGELSIALQIRELCESGLDFDSVVEQTVGYRDRMGTYFVLESLDILRKNGRLSGLQAFFATALNIKPIMAGDRGVIVKLEQARGINRALGRMADLALKQAGRTEDRRLVIAHCNNRERAEYVRDLLCGRSQFKEVVITDTAGVSTVYAGDGGIVLTL from the coding sequence ATGACATACAAAATTATTGGGGACAGCTGCATGGACCTGACGGAAGAGCTTAAGAGAGATCCGCATTTTCACACGGTTCCCCTTACACTGCAGGTAGACAGCCGTCAGATTCGCGATGATGAAACCTTTGACCAGAAAAACTTTCTGGAGCTGGTAAGGCAGGCAAAGGAGTGCCCGAAGACTGCCTGCCCGTCTCCGGAGGATTTCAGGGAGCAGTTTGAGGGGGAGGCGGAATGGATTTTTGTAGTCACTCTCTCCCACCATCTGAGCGGCAGTTATAATTCCGCCTGTCTGGCAAAACAGCTTTACGAGGAGGAGCATGGGGCAGATGGAGAGAGTGGGGGAAAACGGATTGCCGTGATTGATTCCCTGTCTGCCTCCGCCGGAGAGCTGAGCATAGCCCTGCAGATACGAGAACTGTGTGAGTCGGGACTGGATTTTGACTCTGTGGTGGAACAGACAGTCGGGTACAGGGATCGGATGGGAACTTACTTTGTCCTGGAATCCCTCGACATTTTGAGAAAAAACGGCAGACTTTCAGGGCTTCAGGCCTTTTTTGCCACCGCTCTGAACATAAAGCCCATCATGGCCGGCGACAGAGGAGTGATCGTCAAGCTGGAACAGGCGAGGGGGATAAACCGCGCTCTGGGCCGCATGGCGGATCTGGCTCTGAAGCAGGCAGGCAGGACAGAGGACAGGCGTCTGGTGATCGCCCACTGCAACAACAGGGAGAGGGCAGAGTATGTGAGAGACCTTCTCTGCGGCAGGTCACAGTTTAAAGAAGTAGTCATCACGGACACAGCCGGAGTTTCTACTGTCTATGCAGGGGACGGAGGCATCGTCCTGACATTGTAA
- a CDS encoding CapA family protein — MRRRSHAWLLILAGLFLTALLLLLGVKQILKERTGNPVYREQEAGTEAEEELEAEKEDISRPILQINTEEGADTAGPGGRNPEEQAMDGEASGSRSVKLLFGGDIYLSDHVLNAWQRGGGLEGILDDGFRQEIGQADIFMANQEFPFSNRGTPETDKQFTFRLPEDKVSVLQAIGPDIVALANNHALDYGEEALLDTCRVLDSAGIFHVGAGEDLDAAKKLEVIEAGGKKFGFLAASRVFPKGYWAAGEEHAGMLTAYDSTVLLEEIKKAKEICDFLTVYVHWGIEKSTKPESYQRTLGQQYIDAGADLVIGSHPHVLQGIEYYKGKPIVYSLGNFIFGSSIPKTMLLSVTVPPEGEPSLSMLPGTSSAGYTRTLTDEGERQAFYQYMEEISFDIAVDKDGTVIQTHSP, encoded by the coding sequence ATGAGGAGACGATCACATGCCTGGCTCCTGATTTTGGCAGGCTTGTTCCTGACAGCGCTTTTGCTGCTGCTTGGAGTCAAGCAGATTTTAAAGGAAAGAACGGGAAACCCTGTATACCGGGAACAGGAGGCAGGGACAGAAGCGGAGGAAGAACTGGAGGCAGAGAAGGAGGACATATCCCGTCCAATCCTGCAGATTAATACAGAGGAAGGAGCGGATACGGCCGGTCCGGGAGGCCGGAATCCGGAGGAGCAGGCCATGGACGGTGAGGCATCAGGCAGCCGTTCGGTGAAGCTCCTCTTCGGCGGAGATATTTATCTGTCAGATCACGTGCTGAACGCCTGGCAGAGAGGAGGCGGACTCGAAGGGATCCTGGATGACGGCTTCAGGCAGGAAATTGGGCAGGCCGATATTTTTATGGCCAATCAGGAGTTTCCCTTCAGCAACAGGGGCACTCCCGAGACGGACAAGCAGTTTACCTTCCGGCTTCCGGAGGATAAGGTATCTGTCCTGCAGGCCATAGGCCCTGATATTGTGGCGCTGGCCAACAACCATGCTCTGGATTACGGGGAGGAGGCGCTTCTCGATACCTGCCGCGTGCTGGACAGCGCCGGAATCTTTCATGTAGGTGCGGGAGAGGACCTGGATGCGGCGAAAAAGCTGGAGGTGATTGAGGCGGGAGGAAAGAAATTCGGCTTTCTGGCAGCCTCCCGCGTATTTCCCAAAGGATATTGGGCGGCAGGGGAGGAACATGCAGGCATGCTGACGGCCTATGACTCCACCGTGCTGCTGGAGGAGATAAAAAAGGCGAAGGAGATCTGCGATTTTCTGACCGTATATGTACACTGGGGAATTGAGAAAAGTACAAAGCCGGAGAGCTATCAGAGAACGCTGGGGCAGCAGTATATTGATGCGGGAGCGGATCTGGTAATTGGAAGCCATCCCCATGTGCTGCAGGGAATTGAATACTATAAGGGAAAACCCATTGTATACAGCCTGGGAAATTTTATATTTGGAAGCAGTATTCCAAAGACCATGCTGCTTTCCGTCACAGTGCCTCCGGAGGGAGAACCGTCCCTGTCCATGCTTCCGGGAACCTCCTCTGCCGGGTATACGAGAACTCTGACAGATGAGGGGGAGAGGCAGGCCTTTTATCAATATATGGAAGAGATTTCCTTTGATATAGCTGTGGACAAAGACGGCACGGTCATTCAGACCCACTCGCCCTGA
- a CDS encoding CPBP family intramembrane glutamic endopeptidase, producing MEYTGMNEEQERVQRESRENGGMGTPGRYLGSVRKQCSRLGFALIIIIAFSYISSFAWKQLVALMAASGSSAGQEAVHFLTDRGAVIALSSLCGYLVSLPLAARFLKPFPEEKSLKMKMRAGKFLMLLVLAMGLGYIGSFAGNLINMLISAATGKSLFEMNPVNQMLNMLSWPNILMITVMAPLVEEWIFRKMLLNRVRFLGEQRAIVFTALLFGLMHGNISQTIFATIIGLVLGYAAVKTGRIVHCILIHMIVNSYSVLASLLTKWTGEGSSLSVYAGYGLLTLFGLSVFVFMIAAVVILILKWNKAVYRKGSVPDGIGGGALYRAVYLNPGMILMYLYCIWETLQYIL from the coding sequence ATGGAATACACAGGAATGAACGAGGAGCAGGAGAGAGTACAGAGGGAAAGCCGGGAGAACGGCGGGATGGGCACACCGGGCAGATATCTTGGCTCTGTGAGAAAGCAGTGCTCACGTCTTGGCTTCGCCCTCATTATAATCATAGCTTTCTCCTACATATCCTCTTTTGCCTGGAAGCAGCTTGTGGCCTTGATGGCCGCTTCCGGAAGCAGTGCAGGACAGGAGGCGGTACATTTTCTGACTGACCGAGGGGCGGTCATTGCGTTATCGTCCCTCTGCGGGTATCTGGTATCCCTTCCGCTGGCAGCACGGTTTCTGAAGCCTTTTCCAGAAGAAAAGTCTCTGAAAATGAAAATGAGAGCCGGGAAATTTCTGATGCTTCTGGTGCTTGCCATGGGACTTGGCTATATCGGGAGCTTTGCGGGAAATCTGATTAATATGCTGATTTCTGCCGCTACAGGAAAGTCGCTATTTGAAATGAACCCGGTGAACCAGATGTTGAATATGCTGAGCTGGCCCAATATTCTCATGATTACGGTAATGGCGCCCCTCGTTGAAGAATGGATTTTCAGGAAGATGCTTTTAAACAGGGTCCGCTTTCTGGGAGAGCAGAGAGCCATCGTGTTCACTGCGCTGCTGTTTGGCCTGATGCATGGAAATATAAGTCAGACGATCTTCGCCACCATAATCGGACTGGTTCTGGGGTATGCAGCTGTAAAGACAGGAAGAATTGTGCACTGCATTCTGATTCATATGATTGTGAACAGTTATTCAGTTCTGGCCTCTCTGCTCACGAAATGGACAGGAGAAGGAAGCTCCCTTTCCGTGTACGCAGGATACGGCCTACTGACGCTGTTTGGTCTTTCCGTCTTCGTATTTATGATTGCGGCTGTGGTTATTTTGATCCTGAAATGGAATAAGGCAGTATACAGGAAGGGGAGTGTTCCGGACGGGATTGGGGGAGGCGCCCTTTATCGGGCAGTTTACCTGAATCCCGGAATGATCCTCATGTATCTGTACTGCATATGGGAAACGCTTCAGTACATTCTGTAA